The DNA region CGTCCGTAGGACTTCCAGCGAGGGAGGAAGGATAAAAATATACACCGCGCCTTCGAATTTTTTCTTCACCTGCATCGCGCCCTGGACATCGATTTCCAACAGGACATCGATACCCTGCTCCAGTTTGTCGGCCAGGGCCTTTCTGGGAGTGCCGTACCAGTGGCCGTAGACGCGGGCGTATTCCAAAAACTCATTGCGCTCGATCATCTCCTGGAACACGCGTTCCTCGACGAAATAATAGTCGCGCCCGTCTTCTTCCCCGGGGCGAGGCTTTCTCGTCGTGTAGGAAATCGAATGCCACAGGTCCGGAACGATGGAGACGATCTGTTTGCACAGGGTCGTCTTTCCGGCTCCGGACGGCGCGGAGACGATGAACAACAGTCCTCTCCGATGATCCGAGGAGCCCTTTCTGGTCTGCGACGTTTCGGGCGGCATGGGAAGACCCGGCTCAACGGCCGTGGTTATTCGACATTCTGGACCTGCTCGCGGATCTTCTCAAGTTCCGCTTTGATATGGACGACTTGACTCGCAATTTCGGCGTCGGCGGCCTTGGAACCGATGGTGTTGATCTCGCGTCCCATTTCCTGCAGGAGGAAATCCAACGTCTTGCCCACCGAGCCCTCCCGCCGAAGTGCGTGGTCAAACTGTATCATATGGGAGTCGAGCCTGACCAACTCTTCCGTGATGTCGTAACGGTCGGCATAGATTGCCAGTTCTTGGTTCAACCGCCCGACATCCGGCGGTTTGGCGCCGAGGAGTTTTTCAACTCGGGCTTTCATGCGGGCAAACGCTTCCCGCGCGACTTCCGGCGCGCGCTCGGCGATCTGACGTTTCGCCTTGCGGATCGAGTGGAGGCGACTCCTGATCTCTTTGGCCAACGCGGCCCCCTCGCGGCGGCGCATGCGGTCTGCATCCCCCAACGCCTGGCCGAGCAACCGCTGAGCAAGCCGACCAAGTTGTGAACCGTCGCCGGGCTCGTCCGCAACGACGACAATGTCTCGGAAGCCAGAGAGCAATGCGATGTCGATCGTCCCGCCGATCCGCAAATCCTTCTGGAGCTCGCGGAGGACTTGATGGTACTGCCTGGCGAGAGAACGGTCAAGAGCCACGGCCCGCGCTCCGCCTTTTTCGCCGCCCAGCGAAACCGTCACTTCGACGCGGCCGCGAAGACAGCGCTGCTGAACCGCTTTCTTGAACGGTTCCTCGAGGTCGCTCAACGGGCGCGGCAACCGGGTCACGACTTCCAAAAAACGATGGTTGACCGCGCGCACTTCCACCGTCACGGAACCCCGCTGCCAATAGGCTTCCCGCCGGCCATAGCCGGTCATGCTCCGAATCATCGTCGCAGCTTCCCTTCCCATGGGCAGTCCTTGTAAATGACGCACTCTCCGCATTTCGGGTTTCTGGCGAGACACACGTATCGACCGTGCAGCAACAATTGCTGAGATCCTTCGGTCCATCGCGGCTTCGGGATGACCTGCTGAAGGTCTTGTTCGATCCGGTCGGGATCGCTTGATGTTGTGAGTCCGAGGCGGGCGGCCACCCGCTTGACGTGCGTATCCACGACGACGGCCGGTTGCCCGAACGCGTTGCCGAGAATCACGTTCGCTGTCTTTCGTCCGACGCCGGGCAAGGTTGTCAACTCGTCCATGGTGCGGGGCACTTCTCCGCCGAAGCGTTCCGCCACGGCTTTACCGCATTCGATCAGGTGGTTCGCCTTGCTCTTGTAGAAACCGGTCGAACGGATCATGGCTTCCAGTTCCGCCCGGTTGGCGCGGGCGTAATCTGCGGGCCGACGGTACTTCGCAAAGAGCGCGGGCGTGACCTGATTCACGCGCTGGTCCGTGCATTGGGCCGATAGGATCGTGGCGACCAGCAGCTCCCACGGACTTCGATAATTCAGCTCCACTTTGG from Nitrospirota bacterium includes:
- the gmk gene encoding guanylate kinase; amino-acid sequence: MPPETSQTRKGSSDHRRGLLFIVSAPSGAGKTTLCKQIVSIVPDLWHSISYTTRKPRPGEEDGRDYYFVEERVFQEMIERNEFLEYARVYGHWYGTPRKALADKLEQGIDVLLEIDVQGAMQVKKKFEGAVYIFILPPSLEVLRTRLQTRAGDSPEEIQRRLQKAREEVWSYREYYYIVRNDDLKQSLKELESIFLAERIKTKRLDMAWLEENFILDKETKPADREASAVAKGSAKTHG
- a CDS encoding YicC/YloC family endoribonuclease; amino-acid sequence: MGREAATMIRSMTGYGRREAYWQRGSVTVEVRAVNHRFLEVVTRLPRPLSDLEEPFKKAVQQRCLRGRVEVTVSLGGEKGGARAVALDRSLARQYHQVLRELQKDLRIGGTIDIALLSGFRDIVVVADEPGDGSQLGRLAQRLLGQALGDADRMRRREGAALAKEIRSRLHSIRKAKRQIAERAPEVAREAFARMKARVEKLLGAKPPDVGRLNQELAIYADRYDITEELVRLDSHMIQFDHALRREGSVGKTLDFLLQEMGREINTIGSKAADAEIASQVVHIKAELEKIREQVQNVE
- the nth gene encoding endonuclease III — its product is MTEKNIGKRVERIFRALHQSRPSAKVELNYRSPWELLVATILSAQCTDQRVNQVTPALFAKYRRPADYARANRAELEAMIRSTGFYKSKANHLIECGKAVAERFGGEVPRTMDELTTLPGVGRKTANVILGNAFGQPAVVVDTHVKRVAARLGLTTSSDPDRIEQDLQQVIPKPRWTEGSQQLLLHGRYVCLARNPKCGECVIYKDCPWEGKLRR